A part of Thermocrinis albus DSM 14484 genomic DNA contains:
- a CDS encoding phosphatase PAP2 family protein, with the protein MVFEDLPLNVELFYLINHSRHPLLDSFFSYFYLLGKGWVLLIPLSFLLLFQRKHLRTFLLTLSLETLLVEVLKTLTGQPRPASLLPDVYLIEPVYHRSFPSGDTAMAFMLACFFFLVLVHTEGCFCQCMLYS; encoded by the coding sequence ATGGTTTTTGAGGATTTACCGCTAAATGTGGAGCTCTTTTACCTTATCAACCACAGTAGGCATCCTCTGTTGGATTCTTTTTTCTCCTACTTCTATCTTCTTGGGAAGGGCTGGGTACTTCTGATCCCTCTTTCCTTCCTCCTTTTATTTCAGAGAAAACACTTAAGGACTTTCCTACTCACCTTATCTCTGGAAACCCTCCTTGTGGAAGTTCTTAAAACACTCACTGGACAACCGAGACCTGCCTCTTTATTACCCGACGTGTATCTAATAGAACCTGTGTATCACCGTTCCTTTCCTTCCGGAGATACAGCTATGGCCTTTATGCTGGCTTGTTTTTTTTTCCTCGTGTTGGTCCATACGGAAGGCTGCTTCTGTCAGTGTATGCTCTACTCATAG
- a CDS encoding lipoyl protein ligase domain-containing protein, with amino-acid sequence MWRVVFTGERPHYENVALDRIMLDLRGEGKIPNTIRFLKFKPECVLIGFHQAVEQEVRLEYVEREGIQVGRRITGGGAIYFDETQIGWEIIADRESVGGGNFEEITAKICRGIARGLRKLGIPAQFRPRNDIEVDGRKISGTGGVFEGNAFLYQGTLLMDFNVERMLKSLQIPVEKLTSKGIKAAEDRVEWVKRYLGYLPSDEKIFSALLEGLKEELGIEYNWGHLTPEEESLLEKNKEYYRSEDWVFHIRRAPHQMQSLYGIYRCPGGTFRVSVRVDLERNILQQVNINGDFFVNPRRLVYDLEAYLKHTPLQDVKTKVEEFFSQRQWEGLNLTVNDFVEAILFPIRKAEGLQLGIDKKKLNNIIASIGDGLIENLRKAKVMLLPYCAKPRWCDYRHLDDCGECGGCTVGDAYRLAYQKGMIPITITSFELLRDTLLWCARNGYTYIGHCCYEFFEKRYEIFQRAAQEGAKGVLLDIVGTTCYSLGVEEEEKAYHGEFTVELDLLKEELYKTLKVKEDVWEKPKRQSRTFDFSPYFRDFVPTYYKKPKAVPSPEEDRTRTAVQEEVFLGEATIEDRIVSSSEALATLADWIKRAERPTLVVGPLLVWDWGEEELRQKAEALRTLIEKIPHLKVKVLPDYRPKLGKYDPSVEMDPPNPHQCVLHDRNDLTLLVGVHCYRTDFVIRLLRKHTPTRVVTLCGLYGHPTAHLSVSFTDAEKLYYLSRLL; translated from the coding sequence ATGTGGCGTGTGGTATTTACGGGAGAGAGGCCCCACTACGAGAACGTCGCCCTAGACAGGATAATGTTGGATCTGAGAGGAGAGGGAAAGATACCCAACACTATAAGGTTCCTCAAGTTCAAGCCTGAATGTGTGCTGATAGGTTTTCATCAAGCTGTGGAGCAAGAGGTGAGATTGGAGTATGTGGAGAGAGAAGGTATACAGGTAGGAAGGAGGATAACGGGAGGAGGAGCCATTTACTTTGACGAAACCCAGATAGGGTGGGAGATCATAGCAGACAGAGAAAGTGTGGGAGGCGGAAACTTTGAAGAGATAACAGCAAAGATATGCAGAGGTATAGCTAGAGGGCTCCGAAAGCTGGGTATACCCGCCCAGTTTAGGCCGCGTAACGACATAGAGGTGGATGGTAGGAAGATTTCCGGAACAGGTGGTGTCTTTGAAGGTAACGCCTTTCTTTATCAGGGAACCCTTCTCATGGACTTCAACGTGGAAAGGATGCTCAAATCTCTCCAGATACCTGTGGAGAAACTCACCTCTAAAGGAATAAAGGCCGCCGAGGACAGGGTAGAGTGGGTAAAAAGATACCTGGGATATCTGCCCTCTGACGAGAAGATTTTCTCCGCCTTGTTGGAGGGACTTAAGGAGGAACTGGGCATAGAGTATAACTGGGGACATCTCACGCCGGAAGAGGAAAGTCTTTTGGAGAAGAACAAGGAGTACTACAGGAGTGAAGACTGGGTTTTTCACATAAGGAGAGCTCCCCACCAGATGCAGAGCCTTTACGGTATCTACAGGTGTCCCGGTGGTACCTTCCGTGTGTCGGTGCGCGTTGATCTAGAGAGAAACATCTTACAGCAGGTGAACATAAACGGAGACTTTTTCGTAAATCCCAGAAGACTGGTCTACGATTTGGAAGCGTACCTCAAGCACACTCCCCTTCAGGATGTGAAGACTAAGGTGGAGGAGTTCTTCAGCCAACGTCAGTGGGAGGGTCTTAACCTGACGGTGAACGACTTTGTGGAAGCTATTCTGTTTCCCATCAGAAAGGCTGAGGGACTGCAGCTGGGAATAGATAAAAAAAAACTTAACAACATAATAGCCAGCATAGGAGATGGCCTTATAGAGAACCTCCGTAAAGCAAAGGTGATGCTCCTCCCTTACTGTGCAAAACCCCGCTGGTGTGATTACCGACATCTAGATGACTGCGGTGAGTGTGGAGGATGCACGGTAGGAGACGCTTATAGGTTAGCCTACCAGAAGGGTATGATACCTATTACTATAACTTCCTTTGAACTGTTACGGGACACACTTCTATGGTGCGCCAGAAACGGATACACCTACATAGGTCACTGTTGTTACGAGTTTTTCGAAAAACGGTACGAGATATTCCAAAGGGCGGCACAGGAAGGAGCCAAGGGGGTTCTGTTGGATATTGTGGGTACCACTTGTTACAGTTTAGGAGTAGAGGAAGAGGAAAAAGCTTATCACGGTGAGTTCACTGTGGAGTTAGACCTCCTTAAAGAAGAGCTGTACAAAACGTTAAAGGTAAAGGAAGATGTGTGGGAGAAACCCAAGAGACAGAGCAGAACCTTCGATTTTTCCCCATACTTCCGTGACTTTGTTCCTACCTATTACAAGAAACCTAAGGCTGTGCCATCACCTGAGGAAGACAGAACGAGAACAGCTGTTCAAGAAGAGGTCTTTCTCGGCGAAGCTACCATAGAAGACAGAATAGTTAGCTCTTCTGAAGCCCTGGCTACCCTTGCCGACTGGATAAAGAGAGCAGAGAGACCAACCCTTGTGGTTGGTCCCCTTTTGGTGTGGGATTGGGGAGAGGAAGAACTACGACAGAAGGCTGAGGCTCTGCGTACACTGATAGAGAAGATACCCCACCTTAAGGTAAAGGTGCTGCCCGATTACAGACCCAAGTTGGGTAAGTACGACCCATCGGTGGAGATGGATCCGCCCAACCCTCATCAATGCGTGCTTCACGACAGAAACGATCTTACACTGCTGGTGGGTGTTCACTGTTACCGTACCGACTTTGTTATAAGGCTACTGAGAAAACACACACCCACCCGTGTTGTTACCCTCTGTGGACTTTACGGACATCCAACCGCTCACCTCTCGGTGAGCTTCACTGACGCAGAAAAGCTGTATTATCTTTCTCGACTACTCTGA
- a CDS encoding ArnT family glycosyltransferase: MVRILLLGLFFYVVGNWILSFTSLDEGRNAFVVWYMLVREDYLLPFYNCHLRLEKPPMLYWMALLTSLPFGINEFSLRLVSGLSGIGLLWITYKVGTTFYDRDTALKATVILATLPHMWIETRAFVPEMLFTFFMLSSLYLFLSGRYLMGHLLLSLALLTKGPVALLLVLPLALIWKRDLNILHWRYLLLLFLLGGSWYFLMVYKLGLYYLYRFFVEENIMRFTGQRIIHPYPFYYYLVVLAVAFLFYIPKIPSVVKNIRKNHVFLLLWAGWVIVFFSLAKNKLHHYILFSYPPIALLLANSVSFRYIKRVLFLASALLLMLLFTASVLEKQRFLSKALKVVGKEDVPLYFYRAELSPVPFYLRKCVPTTESTAVDGYVITKETVTNCTLLLEGYEPDGRYRLYRCQSSRER; this comes from the coding sequence ATGGTTAGGATACTACTTCTGGGACTCTTCTTTTATGTGGTAGGAAACTGGATCCTTAGTTTCACATCTTTGGACGAGGGTAGGAACGCATTTGTCGTGTGGTATATGCTGGTGAGAGAAGACTACCTTCTGCCTTTCTACAACTGTCATCTTAGGTTAGAGAAACCTCCCATGCTTTACTGGATGGCTCTTCTCACCTCTCTTCCTTTTGGCATCAACGAGTTTTCTCTGAGGCTAGTCTCGGGTCTTTCTGGGATAGGGCTTCTTTGGATCACCTATAAGGTGGGAACAACCTTTTACGACAGAGACACCGCCCTTAAAGCCACCGTTATACTTGCCACGCTTCCCCACATGTGGATAGAGACCCGTGCCTTCGTACCAGAGATGCTTTTTACCTTTTTTATGCTCTCATCTCTTTACCTTTTCCTTTCTGGCAGATACCTTATGGGTCACCTTCTCCTGTCCTTAGCTCTCCTCACCAAGGGACCTGTGGCTCTCCTTTTAGTTCTGCCTTTGGCCCTAATCTGGAAGAGGGACCTTAATATTCTACACTGGCGCTATCTTCTTCTACTGTTCCTCTTGGGTGGTAGTTGGTACTTTCTGATGGTCTACAAGCTGGGACTTTACTACCTTTACCGTTTCTTTGTAGAAGAGAACATAATGCGCTTTACAGGACAACGTATTATACATCCTTACCCCTTTTATTACTATCTGGTGGTACTGGCTGTAGCCTTCCTCTTCTACATACCCAAGATCCCATCTGTGGTGAAAAACATAAGGAAAAATCACGTGTTTCTTCTGTTGTGGGCCGGCTGGGTGATAGTTTTCTTTAGTTTGGCTAAAAACAAACTACATCATTACATCTTGTTTTCTTATCCTCCGATAGCTCTCCTTTTGGCTAACAGCGTTAGTTTCAGATATATAAAAAGGGTTCTTTTTCTAGCTTCTGCTCTGTTGTTGATGCTTCTTTTTACGGCAAGCGTTTTAGAAAAACAACGCTTTTTGTCAAAAGCTCTAAAAGTTGTTGGTAAAGAGGATGTTCCCCTTTACTTTTACAGGGCGGAGTTATCGCCGGTCCCTTTCTATCTCAGAAAGTGCGTGCCTACTACGGAAAGTACAGCGGTGGATGGCTACGTTATAACAAAGGAAACTGTAACGAACTGTACCCTCCTTCTGGAGGGTTACGAGCCTGACGGCCGCTACAGACTCTACAGATGTCAGAGTAGTCGAGAAAGATAA
- a CDS encoding phosphatase PAP2 family protein yields the protein MFFFPRVGPYGRLLLSVYALLIAYGRIYVGAHFPLDVLVGALLGLASCLFVRRVTGYG from the coding sequence TTGTTTTTTTTTCCTCGTGTTGGTCCATACGGAAGGCTGCTTCTGTCAGTGTATGCTCTACTCATAGCTTATGGTAGGATATACGTAGGTGCTCATTTCCCGTTAGATGTCCTGGTGGGTGCCCTCTTGGGGTTAGCTTCTTGCCTCTTTGTAAGACGTGTCACAGGCTATGGTTAG
- a CDS encoding YchF/TatD family DNA exonuclease, which yields MIDTHCHLDLLKEEDRNLTLQDDSLEYLITVGYDRNTIQRALQLAQEQRHVFCAIGFHPHEADKVKDEDIEWLKDLAKKNPKVRAIGEIGLDFYKNYSHKNKQEDVFRKQIAVARELGLPLVIHTREAEQDTVRILREERAYEVGGVIHCFTGSYEFMRACVDMGFYISYSGIITYPNASSLREVVKKTPTSRILLETDSPFLAPQPVRGRPNRPSYIWYTAEVLTQLIPNTSLEDVDRMTSHNAKLLFRLDTEEKKDTIVYVINNKLYVNLTNKCNLHCSFCQRERERDFTVKGYWVWVTRDPSVEEVIKAIGDPSNYQEVVFCGYGEPTLRFSALKEIATYVKSKGGKVRVDTNGLMFTFLPREKLKELRGLVDVWSVSLNAPDPETYARVCRPAQPHAFQKVVEFIKAALEEGFQVIATAVGVEGVDLKKTEALARSLGAGWRAREYDVIG from the coding sequence ATGATTGACACTCACTGCCACTTGGACCTTCTGAAAGAGGAGGATAGGAACCTCACTCTACAAGATGACAGCTTGGAGTATCTTATCACGGTAGGCTATGACAGAAATACCATTCAGAGAGCTCTACAGTTGGCACAGGAACAGCGGCACGTCTTCTGTGCCATAGGCTTTCATCCCCACGAAGCAGACAAGGTTAAAGATGAGGACATAGAGTGGTTGAAGGATCTGGCTAAGAAGAACCCTAAGGTGCGTGCTATAGGTGAAATAGGTCTCGATTTTTACAAGAATTACTCCCACAAAAATAAGCAGGAGGATGTGTTCAGAAAGCAGATAGCGGTAGCCAGAGAACTGGGTCTTCCTCTCGTCATCCACACGAGGGAGGCTGAGCAAGACACCGTTAGGATCCTCAGGGAGGAGAGAGCCTACGAGGTAGGTGGGGTCATCCACTGCTTTACGGGGAGCTATGAGTTTATGCGGGCGTGCGTTGATATGGGTTTTTACATATCTTATTCCGGGATAATAACCTACCCCAACGCCTCTTCCCTGAGGGAGGTGGTGAAGAAAACACCCACCAGCAGGATACTGCTGGAGACAGACAGTCCCTTTCTGGCACCTCAGCCCGTGAGAGGAAGACCTAACAGGCCATCCTATATCTGGTACACAGCCGAAGTTTTAACCCAGCTTATACCCAACACCTCCCTGGAAGATGTGGACAGAATGACGTCCCATAACGCCAAACTACTCTTCCGCCTTGATACAGAGGAGAAAAAGGACACCATAGTCTACGTCATCAACAACAAGCTTTACGTTAACCTTACCAACAAATGTAATCTTCACTGTAGTTTCTGTCAGAGGGAGAGAGAAAGAGACTTCACGGTAAAAGGTTACTGGGTGTGGGTGACGAGAGATCCATCTGTAGAGGAGGTCATAAAAGCCATAGGGGATCCATCTAATTACCAAGAGGTGGTGTTCTGCGGTTACGGAGAACCAACGCTACGTTTCTCCGCTCTCAAAGAGATAGCCACCTACGTAAAGTCAAAAGGTGGAAAGGTGAGGGTAGATACTAACGGTCTTATGTTCACTTTCCTGCCTAGGGAGAAGCTCAAGGAACTTAGGGGACTGGTGGATGTGTGGTCAGTGAGCTTGAACGCTCCTGATCCAGAAACCTACGCGCGGGTATGTAGACCAGCGCAGCCTCACGCTTTTCAAAAGGTGGTGGAGTTTATTAAAGCCGCTTTGGAGGAAGGTTTTCAGGTGATAGCGACAGCGGTAGGGGTGGAAGGGGTAGATCTTAAGAAAACGGAGGCTCTTGCTAGATCTTTGGGTGCCGGATGGCGCGCCAGGGAATACGACGTGATAGGTTAG